One genomic region from Terriglobus aquaticus encodes:
- a CDS encoding TMEM175 family protein, protein MQITHALVGKDGFRLRGEEMSRIDGFSDVVFGFALTLIVASLEVPKTFDELQDVLLGFLPFSICFLFLMTVWLSHFRFFRRFGLHDLATIVINAALLFTVLFYVYPLKFLFTLFTSQFYTEHTEHHPITHAYQFRQLTVTYALGFTAIYLFLFLLNWNGWRQRDALQLDELERLIVRGEMVDLGATACCGVAVAIVAMLIAPQHAMAACYLFGLIGIWKTITGSYFGKRIRVLQRQARPTGSLHSALPS, encoded by the coding sequence ATGCAGATCACACACGCTCTGGTCGGCAAAGACGGCTTCCGCTTACGTGGTGAGGAGATGTCGCGGATCGACGGCTTTTCCGACGTGGTGTTCGGCTTCGCACTGACACTGATTGTGGCGTCGCTGGAAGTGCCGAAGACCTTCGACGAACTGCAGGATGTCCTGCTGGGGTTCCTGCCGTTCTCCATCTGCTTCTTGTTCCTGATGACGGTCTGGCTGTCGCACTTCCGATTCTTCCGCAGGTTCGGCCTGCACGATCTGGCGACCATCGTCATCAATGCGGCCCTGCTGTTTACCGTGTTGTTTTACGTGTACCCGCTCAAGTTCCTGTTCACGCTGTTCACCTCGCAGTTCTACACGGAGCACACGGAACACCACCCGATCACCCATGCGTACCAGTTCCGCCAGCTTACGGTTACGTACGCGCTCGGGTTCACTGCCATCTACCTCTTCCTCTTTCTGTTGAACTGGAATGGCTGGCGGCAGCGCGATGCCCTGCAACTGGACGAACTGGAGCGGCTGATCGTCCGGGGTGAGATGGTCGATCTAGGTGCTACTGCCTGCTGTGGCGTTGCCGTCGCCATCGTCGCGATGCTGATCGCTCCGCAGCACGCGATGGCCGCCTGCTACCTTTTCGGCCTGATCGGTATCTGGAAGACGATTACGGGATCCTACTTTGGTAAACGTATCCGCGTTCTGCAGCGGCAGGCGCGGCCAACCGGCTCTCTGCATAGCGCCCTGCCCTCCTGA
- a CDS encoding 2,3,4,5-tetrahydropyridine-2,6-dicarboxylate N-succinyltransferase: MTPVADVSAGSLQSRIEHFFALGAAAAQEREALDSFHELREALERGTLRSAEPDAASALGWKVNAWVKRGILLGFRLGAMTEMGAGSFVDKHTYPARVWTAEDGVRIVPGGSSVRSGAYLAAGVVCMPPMYVNVGAYVDEGTMVDSHALVGSCAQIGRRVHLSAAAQIGGVLEPVNATPVIIEDDVLVGGNTGVYEGTIVRKGAVLAAGTILTRGTPVYDVVNDTVLRASAESPLIIPEGAVVVPGSRAVTKGSTQGLSVYTPIIVKYRDSKTELSLVLEDLLR, encoded by the coding sequence ATGACCCCGGTTGCAGACGTTTCCGCTGGCTCGCTTCAGAGCCGGATTGAGCATTTTTTCGCGCTTGGCGCGGCCGCCGCGCAGGAGCGCGAAGCCCTGGACAGCTTTCATGAGTTGCGGGAAGCTCTGGAGCGCGGAACGCTGCGTTCCGCCGAGCCGGACGCTGCAAGCGCCTTGGGCTGGAAGGTGAACGCCTGGGTAAAGCGGGGCATCCTGCTGGGCTTTCGGCTGGGCGCGATGACGGAAATGGGTGCGGGGTCGTTTGTGGACAAGCACACGTATCCGGCGCGGGTGTGGACGGCAGAAGACGGCGTGCGGATTGTGCCGGGCGGATCGTCGGTGAGGTCGGGTGCGTACCTGGCTGCCGGCGTGGTCTGCATGCCGCCCATGTATGTGAACGTGGGAGCGTATGTGGACGAGGGCACGATGGTCGACTCGCACGCGCTGGTGGGAAGCTGCGCGCAGATTGGCCGGCGCGTTCACTTGAGTGCGGCGGCGCAGATCGGTGGTGTGCTGGAGCCGGTGAATGCAACGCCGGTGATCATCGAAGATGACGTTCTGGTGGGCGGCAACACTGGCGTGTACGAAGGCACGATCGTGCGCAAGGGCGCGGTGCTGGCTGCCGGTACGATTCTGACTCGCGGGACCCCCGTGTACGACGTGGTGAACGACACCGTGCTGCGCGCCTCCGCGGAGTCGCCGCTCATCATCCCGGAGGGAGCCGTGGTTGTGCCTGGGTCCCGCGCCGTGACCAAGGGAAGCACGCAGGGACTGAGCGTGTACACGCCCATCATCGTGAAGTATCGCGACAGCAAAACCGAACTATCTCTGGTGTTGGAAGACCTGCTGCGCTAG
- the dapA gene encoding 4-hydroxy-tetrahydrodipicolinate synthase, giving the protein MKTQEDLGGVGTALVTPFYADGSLDLQSLRLLTEWQIASGISLLVACGSTGEAATLSEDETLQVVQTVVEAAAGRVPVFAGCTHNSTAEAVRRAKALAAVPGVGGILTANPYYSKPNQRGQFLHFKAVADAVAPVPVLLYNIPGRTAANLEPATVVELAGACPNIVGVKESSGSMPQITDLIARVPAGIRVFAGDDYLALPVLAAGGVGVISVVSNAAPTEVVRMARSAAEADWSTAHTLGRKLAPLTTALFREPNPCPVKSLLHSIGRIESDAVRLPLVPVTEALRDELQRLLQEVGA; this is encoded by the coding sequence ATGAAGACACAGGAAGACCTCGGCGGCGTTGGTACGGCACTCGTTACACCCTTTTACGCGGACGGATCGCTGGATCTGCAGTCGCTGCGATTGCTGACCGAGTGGCAGATCGCTAGCGGCATCTCGCTGCTGGTGGCGTGCGGGTCGACAGGCGAAGCGGCAACGCTTTCTGAAGACGAGACGCTGCAAGTAGTGCAGACGGTAGTCGAGGCTGCCGCCGGGCGCGTGCCGGTGTTTGCAGGATGCACCCACAACAGCACGGCTGAGGCAGTGCGCAGGGCAAAGGCATTGGCCGCGGTGCCGGGCGTGGGCGGAATCCTGACCGCGAACCCGTACTACAGCAAGCCAAACCAGCGCGGGCAGTTCCTGCACTTCAAAGCGGTGGCGGATGCGGTCGCGCCAGTGCCGGTGCTGCTGTACAACATCCCCGGGCGAACGGCGGCGAACCTGGAGCCTGCTACGGTCGTCGAGCTGGCCGGGGCTTGCCCGAACATCGTGGGCGTGAAGGAATCCAGCGGGAGCATGCCGCAGATCACGGATCTGATCGCGCGCGTTCCGGCGGGCATTCGGGTGTTTGCCGGGGACGACTACCTGGCGTTGCCGGTGTTGGCGGCCGGTGGAGTGGGCGTGATCTCGGTAGTGTCCAATGCAGCGCCGACCGAGGTTGTTCGCATGGCGCGCAGCGCTGCCGAAGCTGACTGGAGCACCGCGCATACGTTGGGACGCAAGCTTGCGCCGCTGACAACCGCGCTGTTTCGCGAGCCCAATCCGTGCCCGGTGAAGTCGCTACTCCACAGCATCGGGCGGATCGAGAGCGATGCGGTGCGTCTGCCGTTGGTGCCGGTCACGGAAGCGCTGCGCGATGAGTTGCAGCGGCTGCTGCAGGAAGTGGGAGCTTAG
- a CDS encoding TMEM175 family protein has translation MSVEARTLPTGRMEAFSDGVIAVIITIMVLELHVPHTDGWPAVREIAPRLGVYFLSFVMIGIYWLNHHELLRRVERVHYSTLLTNLLWLFISSLIPLSTEYVDEKQFSAFAVMQYAVMMLLTGASFGLLRMTLLRVQRQTGTFGENDRAEVAKHVGSLLLYVVAVPAAYWHPLFSLALTASVTVIWIAPWLGTQHVARMHAPLPRSSKGESR, from the coding sequence GTGAGCGTTGAAGCTCGAACCCTGCCGACCGGCCGGATGGAGGCGTTCTCTGACGGTGTGATTGCGGTGATCATCACCATCATGGTGCTGGAGCTGCACGTGCCACACACCGATGGCTGGCCGGCGGTGCGTGAGATCGCGCCGCGGTTGGGCGTGTACTTCCTGAGCTTCGTGATGATCGGCATTTACTGGCTGAATCATCACGAGCTGCTGCGCAGGGTGGAGCGGGTTCACTACTCCACCCTGCTGACGAACCTGCTGTGGCTATTCATCTCGTCGCTCATTCCGCTGTCGACGGAGTACGTGGACGAGAAGCAGTTCAGCGCGTTTGCCGTGATGCAGTATGCCGTGATGATGCTGCTGACCGGCGCGAGCTTTGGCCTGCTGAGGATGACGCTGCTGCGTGTGCAGCGGCAGACCGGCACGTTTGGCGAGAACGATCGTGCCGAGGTCGCGAAACATGTGGGCTCGCTGCTGCTGTACGTCGTCGCAGTTCCTGCGGCTTACTGGCACCCGCTGTTCTCGCTTGCGCTTACGGCGTCGGTCACGGTGATCTGGATCGCACCTTGGCTGGGCACGCAGCACGTGGCGCGTATGCACGCGCCGCTCCCGCGTTCGTCGAAGGGAGAATCGCGGTAG
- a CDS encoding aminopeptidase gives MSTVEAPAKPFGTLTFEEKLDRLALVAVRVGLNLQPEQEVVISASLDHVPFVRRITEHAYKAGAKAVTTLYADDETILARYKYAPDASFDFTPKWLADGIAAAYGSGAARLGIAGANPALLKDQDPAKVSRANVATSKAMKPAMEPITRHAINWSILAGATPAWAKLVFPHLHEAEAVPALWEAIFKASRITGDDPVADWKQHGQNIAAQVDRLNEKRYSALHFRGPGTDLTVGLADDHLWAGGGGVCGNGIFCNANIPTEECFTTPHKDRVSGTVSASKPLSHQGTLIENIQVRFEGGRIVEANASAGQDALRKLISVDEGASRLGEVALVPHSSPIAQSGLLFWNTLFDENAASHIALGQAYATCIREGEHMDEATLAAKGANTSLIHVDWMIGSGEVDVDGVRTDGTSEPLMRQGEWV, from the coding sequence ATGAGCACCGTTGAAGCCCCTGCCAAGCCGTTTGGAACATTGACCTTTGAAGAAAAGCTGGACCGGCTGGCGCTGGTTGCGGTGCGTGTTGGTCTCAACCTGCAACCCGAGCAGGAAGTGGTGATCAGCGCTTCGCTGGATCACGTGCCGTTCGTCCGGCGCATCACCGAACACGCCTACAAGGCCGGCGCCAAGGCGGTGACGACGCTGTACGCGGACGATGAGACGATCCTGGCGCGCTATAAGTACGCGCCTGACGCGAGCTTTGACTTCACGCCGAAGTGGCTCGCCGACGGCATTGCGGCGGCGTATGGTTCGGGTGCGGCTCGGTTGGGCATCGCGGGTGCCAATCCAGCGCTGCTGAAGGACCAAGATCCGGCCAAGGTGAGCCGGGCCAACGTGGCGACGAGCAAGGCGATGAAGCCCGCGATGGAACCGATCACACGGCATGCGATCAATTGGTCGATCCTGGCCGGTGCGACGCCCGCGTGGGCGAAGCTGGTCTTCCCTCATCTGCACGAGGCGGAGGCTGTACCGGCGCTCTGGGAGGCAATCTTCAAAGCATCGCGCATCACGGGTGACGATCCAGTGGCGGATTGGAAACAGCATGGGCAGAACATTGCAGCGCAAGTAGATCGGCTGAATGAGAAGCGATACAGTGCCCTGCACTTCCGCGGGCCGGGCACAGACCTGACCGTCGGCCTGGCGGATGATCACCTCTGGGCCGGCGGCGGTGGCGTGTGCGGCAACGGCATCTTCTGCAACGCGAACATCCCGACGGAAGAGTGCTTCACCACGCCGCACAAGGATCGCGTGAGTGGGACGGTGAGCGCGTCGAAGCCGCTGTCGCATCAGGGCACGCTGATCGAAAACATCCAGGTACGGTTTGAAGGCGGCCGCATCGTGGAGGCGAACGCCTCGGCTGGGCAGGATGCGCTGCGGAAGCTGATCAGCGTCGACGAGGGTGCCTCGCGATTGGGTGAGGTGGCCCTGGTGCCGCACTCCTCGCCAATCGCACAGAGCGGCCTGTTGTTCTGGAACACGTTGTTCGACGAGAACGCGGCGAGCCACATCGCGCTGGGCCAGGCGTACGCCACCTGCATTCGCGAAGGCGAGCACATGGACGAAGCGACACTGGCCGCGAAGGGCGCGAACACCAGCCTGATTCACGTGGACTGGATGATCGGGTCGGGCGAGGTGGACGTGGACGGCGTGCGCACGGATGGCACGAGCGAGCCGCTGATGCGGCAAGGCGAGTGGGTCTAG
- a CDS encoding 4-hydroxy-tetrahydrodipicolinate reductase, which produces MRILVLGHGKTGNLVAEVAHERGHGVHVLDAKENPNGAALTAPFVAGFDVAIDFTTPEAVQTNLRALLANGAKVVVGTTGWYGSLRDMRDLAERRSASLLYGTNFSVGVQMMLQLAKEMATSLRDAGYTFAIEETHHVTKLDAPSGTAISLQQAVSAGPNEVPITSKREGDAAGLHILEARSDADRIVLTHEAFSRRGFAEGAVRAAEWLAGRTGVYDFRDVYAQLKR; this is translated from the coding sequence ATGCGGATTCTGGTTCTGGGTCACGGCAAGACGGGCAACCTGGTTGCAGAGGTGGCGCACGAGCGCGGCCACGGCGTGCACGTGCTGGACGCGAAAGAGAACCCGAACGGCGCAGCGCTGACCGCCCCGTTTGTGGCGGGGTTCGACGTGGCGATCGACTTCACGACTCCGGAAGCGGTGCAGACGAATCTGCGTGCGCTGCTGGCAAACGGGGCCAAGGTGGTGGTGGGCACTACGGGCTGGTACGGCAGCCTGCGCGACATGCGCGACCTGGCGGAGCGTCGCAGTGCGAGCCTGCTCTACGGCACCAACTTTTCCGTTGGTGTGCAGATGATGCTTCAGCTTGCGAAAGAAATGGCAACATCTCTGCGCGACGCGGGGTACACGTTTGCGATCGAAGAGACGCACCACGTGACGAAGCTGGACGCGCCTTCCGGCACCGCGATCTCTCTGCAGCAGGCGGTGAGTGCGGGCCCGAATGAGGTGCCGATCACGTCGAAGCGCGAGGGTGATGCGGCGGGCTTGCACATCCTTGAAGCGCGTAGCGACGCGGACCGTATCGTTTTAACGCATGAGGCGTTCTCTCGGCGTGGATTTGCCGAAGGCGCGGTGCGCGCGGCGGAGTGGCTGGCCGGGCGGACTGGCGTGTATGACTTTCGGGACGTGTACGCGCAGTTGAAGCGGTAG
- the lysC gene encoding lysine-sensitive aspartokinase 3 → MSGNAGLLRGDVVVMKFGGTSVEDAVAIARTAGIVAGRRDRNLRPFVVVSAMAKVTDSLLAAAAAAGRGDRAGALALSQRLRGRHLETAAKLVSAAADVPLSNALHAEFDALDDLLRGIAAVGELTPRTTDLVVSFGERLSSRIVAAAFLNAGLDAAHVDARTCIVTDDSFGKAVPQEAMIEKAMEQVALPLLNEGKLPVMGGFIGATEAGVTTTLGRGGSDFSAALVGGALRSGAIEIWTDVDGIMTTDPRICPDALRVKTVSFEEAAELAYFGAKVLHPATILPAVQQNIPVWVLNSRNPTNEGTRITAVAPPCKSPFKCIAVKKRLTIVDIVASRMLMSHGYLKAVFDVFDKHHVVIDMVSTSEVSISVTVDTSDRLPAIAADLRQIADVKFESNKALICMVGEDIRGHNGIAGKVFTAVGHVNVRMISQGASEINMSFMIEEEDVEEAVRSLHAAFFTDPDPAIFDVDAMTASKQ, encoded by the coding sequence ATGAGCGGGAACGCGGGTTTGTTGCGCGGCGACGTGGTGGTGATGAAGTTTGGCGGCACGTCCGTCGAAGACGCGGTCGCGATTGCGAGGACGGCCGGCATTGTCGCCGGCCGGCGCGACAGGAACCTGCGCCCGTTTGTAGTGGTTTCCGCAATGGCCAAGGTGACGGATTCCTTGCTCGCTGCTGCTGCTGCCGCGGGCCGGGGCGATCGCGCGGGAGCGCTGGCATTGAGCCAGCGGCTGCGCGGACGACACCTCGAGACTGCGGCAAAGCTGGTGAGCGCGGCGGCGGATGTGCCGCTGTCGAACGCACTGCATGCGGAGTTCGACGCCTTGGACGATCTGCTGCGCGGGATCGCGGCGGTGGGCGAACTGACCCCGCGCACGACCGACCTGGTGGTCAGCTTTGGCGAGCGGCTTTCGAGCCGCATTGTCGCGGCGGCGTTTTTGAATGCAGGGCTGGACGCCGCGCATGTGGACGCGCGCACCTGCATCGTCACAGACGACAGCTTCGGCAAGGCAGTGCCGCAGGAAGCAATGATCGAGAAGGCGATGGAGCAGGTTGCGTTGCCCTTGCTGAACGAGGGCAAGCTGCCCGTGATGGGCGGCTTTATCGGGGCGACCGAGGCTGGCGTTACAACCACGCTGGGGCGTGGTGGCAGCGACTTCTCTGCCGCACTGGTGGGTGGCGCGTTGCGAAGCGGCGCGATTGAGATCTGGACCGACGTGGACGGGATCATGACCACGGACCCGCGCATCTGCCCCGACGCTCTGCGCGTGAAGACGGTGAGCTTCGAGGAGGCGGCTGAGCTTGCCTATTTCGGCGCGAAAGTACTGCACCCCGCGACCATCCTGCCGGCGGTGCAGCAGAACATCCCGGTGTGGGTGCTGAACTCGCGAAATCCGACCAACGAGGGCACACGCATTACGGCGGTGGCTCCGCCATGCAAGTCGCCGTTCAAGTGCATTGCGGTCAAGAAGCGGTTGACGATTGTGGACATCGTCGCGAGCCGGATGTTGATGTCGCACGGGTACCTGAAGGCTGTGTTCGACGTATTCGACAAGCACCACGTTGTGATCGACATGGTCTCGACGAGCGAGGTGTCGATATCCGTAACGGTGGACACGAGCGATCGCCTGCCTGCGATTGCGGCGGACCTGCGGCAGATCGCGGATGTGAAGTTCGAGAGCAATAAGGCACTGATCTGCATGGTCGGCGAGGACATTCGCGGACACAACGGCATTGCCGGCAAGGTGTTTACCGCGGTGGGGCACGTGAACGTGCGCATGATCTCGCAGGGTGCAAGCGAGATCAACATGAGTTTCATGATCGAGGAAGAAGATGTGGAGGAGGCGGTGCGCTCGTTGCATGCGGCATTCTTCACGGATCCCGATCCGGCGATCTTTGACGTGGACGCCATGACAGCGTCCAAGCAGTAG
- the asd gene encoding aspartate-semialdehyde dehydrogenase: MERRRVGILGATGTVGQRFVQLLERHPWFEVAWLAASDRSAGKTYREACAWKLDTPMPQRVAEMVVQPNTPAAAGGALPKIIFAALDTDIARELEPQFAAAGCAVISNSSAFRMTADVPLVVPEVNGDHLSLLESQEVRRASGGYIVTNPNCSAIGLVLALKPLEQRFGIESLFVSTMQAVSGAGYPGVPSLDILGNVVPFIRNEEEKMQEEVGKLLGRYTGSAVDPLSAKVSAHCNRVAVIDGHTECVSIKLKTPATRDEVLEAWRSFRPLDGKQFPSAPDTPVIYTDAPDRPQPRLDVNAGNGMSTTVGRLRPCTLLDWKFVLLSHNTLRGAAGAAVLNAEVLARSGKLPKDAA, from the coding sequence GTGGAGCGAAGACGGGTAGGCATTCTGGGTGCAACCGGCACCGTTGGCCAACGATTTGTGCAACTGCTGGAGCGGCACCCGTGGTTTGAGGTGGCGTGGCTGGCCGCCAGCGACCGCTCTGCCGGAAAGACGTACCGCGAGGCATGCGCCTGGAAGCTGGATACGCCCATGCCGCAGCGCGTGGCAGAGATGGTGGTGCAGCCGAACACGCCTGCTGCGGCGGGTGGGGCACTGCCGAAGATCATCTTTGCGGCACTGGACACCGACATTGCGCGCGAATTGGAGCCGCAGTTTGCGGCAGCCGGGTGCGCGGTGATTTCCAACTCAAGCGCGTTCCGCATGACAGCCGACGTGCCGCTGGTGGTGCCTGAGGTGAATGGCGATCACCTGAGCCTGCTGGAGTCGCAGGAGGTGCGGCGTGCAAGTGGCGGATACATCGTCACGAACCCGAACTGCTCCGCGATCGGGCTGGTGCTGGCACTGAAGCCGCTGGAGCAGCGCTTCGGCATCGAGAGCCTGTTTGTGAGCACCATGCAGGCGGTCAGCGGCGCCGGCTACCCCGGCGTGCCGTCGCTCGACATCTTGGGCAATGTGGTGCCGTTCATCCGGAATGAAGAAGAGAAGATGCAGGAAGAGGTCGGCAAGCTGCTGGGCCGGTATACCGGATCGGCGGTGGACCCGCTCTCTGCGAAGGTGAGCGCGCATTGCAATCGCGTCGCGGTGATCGATGGTCATACGGAGTGCGTCAGCATCAAGCTGAAGACGCCGGCAACGCGGGACGAGGTCCTGGAGGCGTGGCGGAGCTTCCGGCCGTTGGACGGCAAGCAGTTCCCTTCCGCGCCGGACACGCCCGTGATCTACACCGACGCGCCAGACCGGCCGCAGCCCCGGCTGGACGTAAACGCCGGGAATGGCATGAGCACGACGGTCGGCCGGTTGCGGCCCTGCACGCTGCTGGACTGGAAGTTCGTTCTGCTGAGCCACAACACCTTGCGTGGCGCGGCAGGCGCGGCGGTGCTGAACGCCGAGGTGCTGGCGCGTAGCGGCAAGCTGCCGAAGGACGCGGCATGA
- a CDS encoding cupredoxin domain-containing protein: MFGLAGCKPDGAIRQGAVVDRGSDIKYDPAPNAASTGTVTGVVQFAGAAPARVPIDMSQDPACSLAGQPNLSEQVIVDHGHLANVFVYVKGAPHLKAPVEPVVIDQHGCRFQPHVVAVAAGGSVEFRNSDPAMHNVHSMAVQAGNRNVDLSQGPGAKPERLFYREPENMVPVRCNNHPWMNAFINVAPSVFFAVTAPDGSFSISGLPEGSYDVVFVHEKLGERHAQVNIKPQTNSSVTVTYKAQ; this comes from the coding sequence ATGTTCGGTCTGGCCGGGTGCAAGCCGGATGGCGCGATTCGCCAGGGTGCAGTCGTCGATCGCGGCAGCGACATCAAGTACGATCCCGCGCCCAACGCGGCGAGCACCGGCACGGTAACGGGCGTGGTTCAGTTTGCGGGAGCCGCACCGGCCCGCGTACCCATCGACATGAGTCAGGATCCAGCGTGCTCGCTTGCGGGGCAGCCGAACCTGTCGGAACAGGTGATCGTGGATCATGGGCACCTGGCGAACGTCTTCGTGTACGTGAAGGGCGCTCCGCACTTGAAGGCCCCCGTGGAACCCGTAGTGATCGACCAGCATGGTTGCCGCTTCCAGCCGCACGTGGTCGCGGTTGCGGCGGGCGGATCGGTGGAGTTCCGCAACTCCGATCCCGCGATGCACAACGTTCACTCGATGGCGGTGCAGGCGGGCAATCGCAATGTGGACCTGTCGCAGGGTCCGGGCGCGAAGCCGGAGCGCCTGTTCTACCGCGAACCGGAGAACATGGTTCCGGTACGCTGCAACAACCACCCGTGGATGAATGCATTCATCAACGTGGCGCCAAGCGTGTTCTTTGCCGTAACCGCGCCAGACGGGAGCTTCAGCATCAGCGGCCTGCCCGAGGGAAGCTACGACGTGGTGTTTGTGCATGAGAAGCTTGGCGAGCGCCATGCGCAGGTGAACATCAAGCCGCAGACGAACTCGTCCGTCACTGTGACATACAAAGCGCAATAG
- the nrdR gene encoding transcriptional regulator NrdR, whose product MRCPFCGYSQDKVVDSRESKEADSIRRRRECERCNKRFTTYERIDEIPYMVVKKDGRREKFDRQKVLSGLLHSCQKRPISTAKLQQLVDEAEAYVVDSPDRERTTTELGELLMNRLRDMDTVAYIRFASVYRDFKDVREFETELRELLSSSPRRRSHSSL is encoded by the coding sequence ATGAGGTGCCCATTCTGCGGCTACTCGCAGGACAAAGTGGTGGATTCGCGCGAAAGCAAAGAGGCGGATTCCATTCGCCGCCGGCGCGAATGCGAGCGGTGCAACAAGCGATTCACCACTTACGAGCGGATCGATGAGATTCCGTACATGGTGGTGAAAAAGGATGGGCGGCGCGAGAAGTTCGACCGGCAGAAGGTGCTGAGCGGGCTGCTGCACTCGTGCCAGAAGCGGCCCATCTCCACCGCGAAGCTGCAGCAACTGGTGGACGAGGCCGAAGCGTACGTGGTGGATTCGCCAGACCGCGAGCGGACCACGACGGAACTGGGCGAACTGCTGATGAACCGGCTCCGGGACATGGATACGGTGGCATACATCCGGTTTGCGTCGGTGTACCGCGATTTCAAAGACGTGCGGGAGTTTGAGACGGAGCTGCGGGAGTTGCTGTCGAGCTCGCCGCGGCGTCGCTCGCACAGTTCGCTGTAA
- a CDS encoding lysylphosphatidylglycerol synthase transmembrane domain-containing protein, producing the protein MTETKQKSSGRALVVLAIVLLLASLGVWWARRRGLTFDVHEFLRQMQGVAWWHIVAGILLIYGSYVVRGYRWSVFMRRQREVGPLFLLGPQFTGFTAVAIFGRIADLSRPYLIARKSQTSLPSQIAVYTLERMFDLGAAALIFSTALAFTPSTMPHHEIFVRVGVVSLAGTLFLAGFAVAIRVAGVGLASALGQLGSRISPKLGTGLKEKVLTFRDGLEGIGSFGVAAWAGALSVFQWLLIALSYVQTVHAFAAEPTLAGLSFASTMLLMGASMGSSLLQLPVLGWFTQIGATAASMHGFYGTPLATATACGALLLIVNILCVIPAGLIYARLDGVSLTDLKTRSESAEEALA; encoded by the coding sequence ATGACCGAGACAAAGCAGAAAAGTTCTGGCCGCGCCCTGGTGGTGCTTGCCATCGTGCTGTTGCTGGCGAGCCTGGGTGTGTGGTGGGCGCGGCGACGCGGACTGACGTTCGATGTTCACGAGTTTCTGCGGCAGATGCAGGGTGTGGCGTGGTGGCACATCGTCGCTGGCATCCTGTTGATTTATGGCAGCTACGTGGTGCGCGGCTACCGCTGGTCGGTGTTCATGCGCCGGCAGCGAGAGGTTGGACCGCTGTTTCTGCTGGGCCCGCAGTTCACCGGCTTTACGGCGGTTGCGATCTTCGGTCGCATCGCCGATCTTTCGCGCCCATACCTGATTGCGCGAAAGTCGCAGACCTCCCTGCCGAGCCAGATCGCGGTGTACACCCTGGAGCGGATGTTCGACCTCGGCGCCGCGGCCCTCATCTTTTCGACCGCGCTGGCGTTCACACCGTCCACCATGCCGCACCACGAAATCTTTGTACGCGTGGGCGTGGTGAGCCTGGCGGGAACGCTGTTTCTGGCGGGCTTCGCGGTGGCGATCCGGGTGGCGGGAGTAGGCCTCGCTTCGGCACTAGGGCAGCTTGGATCGCGCATCTCGCCGAAACTTGGCACCGGCCTGAAGGAGAAAGTGCTGACCTTTCGTGATGGCCTGGAAGGCATAGGTTCTTTCGGCGTAGCCGCATGGGCTGGCGCGCTGAGTGTATTTCAGTGGCTTCTGATCGCGCTGTCCTACGTGCAGACGGTGCACGCGTTCGCAGCGGAACCGACGCTGGCAGGATTGTCTTTTGCGAGCACGATGCTGCTGATGGGCGCATCGATGGGCAGTTCCCTGCTGCAGCTACCGGTGTTGGGCTGGTTTACCCAGATCGGGGCGACGGCGGCGTCGATGCACGGTTTCTACGGCACGCCGCTGGCGACCGCCACGGCTTGCGGCGCGCTGCTGCTGATCGTGAATATCCTTTGCGTCATTCCGGCGGGACTGATCTATGCGCGGCTGGATGGGGTGAGCCTGACGGACCTGAAGACGCGGAGCGAGTCGGCAGAGGAGGCATTGGCATGA